One genomic window of Salvia miltiorrhiza cultivar Shanhuang (shh) chromosome 4, IMPLAD_Smil_shh, whole genome shotgun sequence includes the following:
- the LOC131020598 gene encoding COP9 signalosome complex subunit 7-like isoform X1, which yields MDIEERQAEHIDYFVKKASTLKGPALANIVVEATSHPFLFAFSEILAVPSILELEGTENSASLDLLRMFAHGTWSEYKNVADRLPKLLPDQILKLKQLTVLTLAETNKVLPYDTLMQELDVSNVRELEDFVINDCMYVGIVRGKLDQLRRCFEVQFAAGRDIRPGQLGSMIDILANWLTTSDNLLVSIQEKIKWADSMGEMDKKHKKEIDERVEEVKKTLSLKADIDYRGHEGNFSELGGVMDYDQDRNRPKRRRHPIG from the exons ATGGACATTGAAGAAAGGCAGGCGGAGCACATAGACTATTTTGTGAAGAAGGCTTCCACTCTGAAGGGCCCGGCACTAGCAAACATCGTCGTTGAGGCCACTTCGCACCCCTTCCTCTTTGCTTTCTCTGAGATTCTCGCTGTTCCTAGTATTCTCGAG CTTGAAGGAACTGAGAATAGTGCCTCCCTTGATTTGCTTCGCATGTTTGCACATGGTACTTGGAGTGAATATAAGA ATGTTGCTGACCGTCTTCCAAAATTGCTTCCTGATCAAATTCTCAAGCTGAAGCAGCTGACTGTGCTTACTCTGGCTGAGACAAACAAG GTATTGCCATATGATACATTGATGCAAGAGTTGGATGTTTCAAATGTTCGTGAATTGGAGGACTTTGTCATCAATGATTGTATGTATGTG GGGATAGTTAGAGGAAAGCTGGATCAGTTGCGAAGATGTTTTGAG GTGCAATTTGCGGCTGGAAGGGATATCAGACCTGGACAATTAGGCAGCATGATTGACATTCTAGCAAATTG GCTGACTACATCAGACAACCTTCTTGTCTCAATTCAAGAGAAGATCAAATGGGCAGACTCCATGGGTGAGATGGACAAGAAGCACAAGAAGGAGATAGATGAGAGGGTAGAAGAAGTGAAGAAGACACTATCTTTGAAG GCAGACATTGACTACCGAGGGCATGAAGGGAACTTTTCTGAACTGGGAGGAGTAATGGACTATGACCAAGATCGTAATCGGCCAAAGAG GAGACGACATCCCATAGGTTGA
- the LOC131020598 gene encoding COP9 signalosome complex subunit 7-like isoform X3 — MDIEERQAEHIDYFVKKASTLKGPALANIVVEATSHPFLFAFSEILAVPSILELEGTENSASLDLLRMFAHGTWSEYKNVADRLPKLLPDQILKLKQLTVLTLAETNKVLPYDTLMQELDVSNVRELEDFVINDCMYVGIVRGKLDQLRRCFEVQFAAGRDIRPGQLGSMIDILANWLTTSDNLLVSIQEKIKWADSMGEMDKKHKKEIDERVEEVKKTLSLKLQTVSRQTLTTEGMKGTFLNWEE; from the exons ATGGACATTGAAGAAAGGCAGGCGGAGCACATAGACTATTTTGTGAAGAAGGCTTCCACTCTGAAGGGCCCGGCACTAGCAAACATCGTCGTTGAGGCCACTTCGCACCCCTTCCTCTTTGCTTTCTCTGAGATTCTCGCTGTTCCTAGTATTCTCGAG CTTGAAGGAACTGAGAATAGTGCCTCCCTTGATTTGCTTCGCATGTTTGCACATGGTACTTGGAGTGAATATAAGA ATGTTGCTGACCGTCTTCCAAAATTGCTTCCTGATCAAATTCTCAAGCTGAAGCAGCTGACTGTGCTTACTCTGGCTGAGACAAACAAG GTATTGCCATATGATACATTGATGCAAGAGTTGGATGTTTCAAATGTTCGTGAATTGGAGGACTTTGTCATCAATGATTGTATGTATGTG GGGATAGTTAGAGGAAAGCTGGATCAGTTGCGAAGATGTTTTGAG GTGCAATTTGCGGCTGGAAGGGATATCAGACCTGGACAATTAGGCAGCATGATTGACATTCTAGCAAATTG GCTGACTACATCAGACAACCTTCTTGTCTCAATTCAAGAGAAGATCAAATGGGCAGACTCCATGGGTGAGATGGACAAGAAGCACAAGAAGGAGATAGATGAGAGGGTAGAAGAAGTGAAGAAGACACTATCTTTGAAG TTACAAACTGTAAGCAGGCAGACATTGACTACCGAGGGCATGAAGGGAACTTTTCTGAACTGGGAGGAGTAA
- the LOC131020598 gene encoding COP9 signalosome complex subunit 7-like isoform X4 — protein sequence MDIEERQAEHIDYFVKKASTLKGPALANIVVEATSHPFLFAFSEILAVPSILELEGTENSASLDLLRMFAHGTWSEYKNVADRLPKLLPDQILKLKQLTVLTLAETNKVLPYDTLMQELDVSNVRELEDFVINDCMYVGIVRGKLDQLRRCFEVQFAAGRDIRPGQLGSMIDILANWLTTSDNLLVSIQEKIKWADSMGEMDKKHKKEIDERVEEVKKTLSLKETTSHRLRR from the exons ATGGACATTGAAGAAAGGCAGGCGGAGCACATAGACTATTTTGTGAAGAAGGCTTCCACTCTGAAGGGCCCGGCACTAGCAAACATCGTCGTTGAGGCCACTTCGCACCCCTTCCTCTTTGCTTTCTCTGAGATTCTCGCTGTTCCTAGTATTCTCGAG CTTGAAGGAACTGAGAATAGTGCCTCCCTTGATTTGCTTCGCATGTTTGCACATGGTACTTGGAGTGAATATAAGA ATGTTGCTGACCGTCTTCCAAAATTGCTTCCTGATCAAATTCTCAAGCTGAAGCAGCTGACTGTGCTTACTCTGGCTGAGACAAACAAG GTATTGCCATATGATACATTGATGCAAGAGTTGGATGTTTCAAATGTTCGTGAATTGGAGGACTTTGTCATCAATGATTGTATGTATGTG GGGATAGTTAGAGGAAAGCTGGATCAGTTGCGAAGATGTTTTGAG GTGCAATTTGCGGCTGGAAGGGATATCAGACCTGGACAATTAGGCAGCATGATTGACATTCTAGCAAATTG GCTGACTACATCAGACAACCTTCTTGTCTCAATTCAAGAGAAGATCAAATGGGCAGACTCCATGGGTGAGATGGACAAGAAGCACAAGAAGGAGATAGATGAGAGGGTAGAAGAAGTGAAGAAGACACTATCTTTGAAG GAGACGACATCCCATAGGTTGAGGAGATAG
- the LOC131020598 gene encoding COP9 signalosome complex subunit 7-like isoform X2 — protein MDIEERQAEHIDYFVKKASTLKGPALANIVVEATSHPFLFAFSEILAVPSILELEGTENSASLDLLRMFAHGTWSEYKNVADRLPKLLPDQILKLKQLTVLTLAETNKVLPYDTLMQELDVSNVRELEDFVINDCMYVGIVRGKLDQLRRCFEVQFAAGRDIRPGQLGSMIDILANWLTTSDNLLVSIQEKIKWADSMGEMDKKHKKEIDERVEEVKKTLSLKKLQTVSRQTLTTEGMKGTFLNWEE, from the exons ATGGACATTGAAGAAAGGCAGGCGGAGCACATAGACTATTTTGTGAAGAAGGCTTCCACTCTGAAGGGCCCGGCACTAGCAAACATCGTCGTTGAGGCCACTTCGCACCCCTTCCTCTTTGCTTTCTCTGAGATTCTCGCTGTTCCTAGTATTCTCGAG CTTGAAGGAACTGAGAATAGTGCCTCCCTTGATTTGCTTCGCATGTTTGCACATGGTACTTGGAGTGAATATAAGA ATGTTGCTGACCGTCTTCCAAAATTGCTTCCTGATCAAATTCTCAAGCTGAAGCAGCTGACTGTGCTTACTCTGGCTGAGACAAACAAG GTATTGCCATATGATACATTGATGCAAGAGTTGGATGTTTCAAATGTTCGTGAATTGGAGGACTTTGTCATCAATGATTGTATGTATGTG GGGATAGTTAGAGGAAAGCTGGATCAGTTGCGAAGATGTTTTGAG GTGCAATTTGCGGCTGGAAGGGATATCAGACCTGGACAATTAGGCAGCATGATTGACATTCTAGCAAATTG GCTGACTACATCAGACAACCTTCTTGTCTCAATTCAAGAGAAGATCAAATGGGCAGACTCCATGGGTGAGATGGACAAGAAGCACAAGAAGGAGATAGATGAGAGGGTAGAAGAAGTGAAGAAGACACTATCTTTGAAG AAGTTACAAACTGTAAGCAGGCAGACATTGACTACCGAGGGCATGAAGGGAACTTTTCTGAACTGGGAGGAGTAA
- the LOC131020600 gene encoding pentatricopeptide repeat-containing protein At2g44880-like yields the protein MEASWTSPWGPRERQCFFLLQRKTHRMATLLQIHAFMLRHALETNLNLVTMFITNLSSADPRSGTRHARQLFDQMPQQPDVPLCNAMMKSHLSSRQFSEAIHLYGCLRREEAFVPDNYTFTILTKCCRLSSSTWEGMEVHAHVLRYGFDSNLYVANALVDMYGKMGQMGFARKVFDEMTERSSASWNALMSGYIRGGLMGAAEGLLDVMVSMPEAEKDLLSWKLMIDVFVKSGKMAPAEMLFYSAPEKDVELWNTLIGGYVNLGDMRSAMLLFDAMLEKNKVSWTTMIKGHVKLGHMESAKMVFDAMPEKDVASWNTLIGGYVKLGDTAAAKILFDAMPEKNEVSWSIMINSYVMMGDMRTANMLFDVMPEKNVFAWNIMINGHIKLGQMKTAKMLFDSMPEKNVISWNTMINGYVKLGDMRSAKMLFDAMPEKSIVSWTTMIDGYVKLGSMRLAKMLFDAMPEKNVVVWSTMVNGYVNIEEMRSAKLLFDAMPEKIVVSWNTLIGGYVKLGDIKSARMLFDAMPKKDVVSWTSMINGYVKSRDMTLAKMLFDAMPKKDVVSWNTLIKGYVISGDIVSAKRLFDTMPEKNVVSWNTLIDGYVKLENMQLAKMLFDAMPDKDVVSWNTMIKGYLNLGEMTSAKMLFDAMPEKDVVSWNMLIDGYVQWGDMRLAKVMFDAMPEKDFVSWTTMVHGYSSIGDVDHARRLFDMMPDRELRSWNAMIGGYCKKKQHHKALLLFQQFLACKGLEPDRIMVLGVLPAIAELGALGLGSRVYEFVKKKKLDRYAEVSTAVVDMYANCGEIEKAKKVFHEVRARDASTWTAFINGLALNGRGKEALEVFVDMKRNGFNPNEATFDGILSACSYAGLVEEGIGWFIKMGELGLNPKLKHYGCLVDLLGRVGCAEEAEILVESMPYKANEVMLASLLFACVHAKDVARAENVVRKATNVGRGREEVGSRGAKNEMCYSAVEMMNKQILVVAGDKSHPYWEVTHLLLNQLHMHMKIVDQLSLFLEVN from the coding sequence ATGGAAGCGAGTTGGACATCTCCATGGGGCCCGAGAGAGAGACAGTGTTTCTTCCTCCTTCAAAGGAAAACCCACCGCATGGCCACCCTCCTCCAAATCCACGCCTTCATGCTCCGCCACGCCCTCGAAACCAACCTCAACCTCGTCACCATGTTCATCACCAACCTCTCGTCAGCTGACCCGCGCAGCGGCACTCGCCATGCGCGCCAACTGTTCGATCAAATGCCTCAACAGCCCGATGTCCCCCTATGCAACGCGATGATGAAGTCCCACCTCTCCTCCCGTCAGTTTTCCGAAGCCATTCATCTGTATGGTTGTCTTAGGAGGGAAGAAGCCTTCGTACCTGACAATTACACTTTTACGATTCTCACTAAGTGTTGCAGATTGAGTTCGTCGACGTGGGAAGGGATGGAAGTGCACGCTCATGTGTTGAGATATGGGTTTGACTCGAATTTGTACGTGGCGAATGCGTTGGTTGACATGTATGGGAAGATGGGGCAGATGGGTTTTGCTAGGAAAGTGTTTGATGAAATGACTGAGAGGAGTTCTGCGTCGTGGAATGCGCTTATGTCTGGGTATATCAGGGGTGGACTTATGGGTGCTGCGGAAGGACTTCTCGATGTGATGGTTTCCATGCCAGAGGCAGAGAAGGATTTGTTGTCGTGGaagttgatgattgatgtgtttGTGAAGTCGGGGAAGATGGCCCCGGCTGAGATGTTATTTTATTCCGCACCCGAGAAAGATGTGGAGTTATGGAATACTTTGATTGGCGGGTATGTGAATTTAGGGGATATGAGATCGGCAATGTTGTTGTTTGATGCCATGCTGGAGAAAAATAAGGTGTCTTGGACCACCATGATAAAAGGGCATGTGAAGTTAGGGCACATGGAATCGGCTAAGATGGTTTTTGATGCAATGCCAGAAAAAGATGTAGCATCTTGGAATACTTTGATTGGAGGGTATGTGAAGTTAGGTGATACTGCAGCAGCCAAGATTTTGTTTGATGCGATGCCGGAGAAAAATGAGGTGTCTTGGAGTATTATGATCAATTCTTATGTGATGATGGGAGACATGAGAACAGCTAACATGTTGTTTGATGTGATGCCGGAGAAAAATGTATTTGCTTGGAACATTATGATCAATGGCCACATAAAGTTAGGGCAGATGAAAACAGCTAAGATGTTGTTTGATTCCATGCCGGAGAAAAATGTGATATCATGGAATACTATGATAAATGGGTATGTGAAGTTAGGGGACATGAGATCTGCGAAGATGTTGTTTGACGCCATGCCAGAGAAAAGTATTGTGTCTTGGACCACTATGATTGATGGGTATGTGAAGTTGGGGAGCATGAGATTGGCGAAGATGTTGTTTGATGCAATGCCGGAGAAGAATGTGGTTGTTTGGTCCACTATGGTCAATGGATATGTAAATATAGAGGAGATGAGATCGGCAAAGCTGTTGTTTGATGCCATGCCGGAGAAAATTGTGGTTTCCTGGAATACTTTGATTGGTGGGTATGTGAAGTTAGGTGATATAAAATCGGCTAGGATGTTGTTTGATGCCATGCCCAAGAAAGATGTGGTCTCATGGACCAGTATGATCAATGGTTATGTGAAGTCAAGGGATATGACATTGGCGAAAATGTTGTTTGATGCGATGCCAAAGAAAGATGTGGTGTCTTGGAATACTTTGATTAAAGGGTATGTGATTTCAGGGGATATTGTGTCAGCCAAGAGGTTGTTTGATACCATGCCGGAGAAAAATGTGGTGTCTTGGAATACTTTGATCGACGGGTATGTGAAGCTAGAGAATATGCAATTAGCCAAGATGTTGTTCGATGCCATGCCAGACAAAGATGTGGTATCTTGGAATACAATGATCAAGGGGTATTTGAATTTAGGGGAGATGACATCAGCCAAGATGTTGTTCGATGCCATGCCAGAGAAAGATGTGGTATCTTGGAATATGTTGATTGATGGGTATGTGCAGTGGGGGGATATGAGATTAGCCAAGGTGATGTTTGATGCCATGCCAGAGAAAGATTTCGTGTCTTGGACAACTATGGTTCACGGGTATAGCAGCATTGGTGACGTAGATCATGCTAGGCGGCTGTTTGATATGATGCCCGACAGGGAATTGCGTTCTTGGAATGCAATGATTGGCGGATATTGTAAGAAGAAGCAGCACCATAAAGCATTGCTCTTGTTCCAGCAATTCCTCGCGTGCAAAGGGCTTGAGCCCGACAGAATCATGGTTCTCGGTGTTCTTCCAGCTATTGCAGAATTGGGTGCTCTGGGTTTGGGGAGTCGGGTGTATGAAttcgtgaagaagaagaagttagACAGATATGCAGAAGTCTCCACAGCAGTGGTGGACATGTATGCTAACTGTGGGGAAATTGAGAAAGCAAAGAAAGTTTTTCATGAGGTTCGAGCAAGAGATGCATCTACATGGACTGCTTTCATCAACGGCTTGGCACTCAACGGGCGTGGCAAGGAGGCACTAGAAGTGTTTGTGGATATGAAGAGAAACGGGTTCAACCCGAATGAGGCTACCTTTGACGGTATCTTGTCAGCTTGCAGCTATGCCGGTTTAGTAGAGGAAGGAATAGGATGGTTCATTAAAATGGGAGAGTTGGGACTCAACCCTAAACTAAAGCATTACGGCTGCTTAGTTGATCTCTTAGGTAGGGTTGGATGTGCGGAGGAAGCTGAGATATTGGTCGAGAGCATGCCTTACAAGGCGAACGAGGTCATGCTGGCTTCATTGCTGTTTGCTTGCGTTCATGCCAAGGACGTTGCTAGGGCTGAGAACGTGGTAAGGAAGGCGACGAATGTGGGACGAGGTAGAGAGGAGGTGGGGAGCAGAGGGGCCAAGAATGAGATGTGCTATAGCGCAGTTGAGATGATGAATAAGCAGATTTTGGTGGTTGCTGGAGATAAGAGCCATCCATATTGGGAAGTAACACATTTGCTGTTGAATCAGTTGCATATGCACATGAAGATTGTAGACCAACTAAGTTTGTTTTTGGAAGTAAATtaa
- the LOC131020601 gene encoding uncharacterized protein LOC131020601 isoform X2: MKENMDDFAKSLESELMNYSTDYEDEKIHENSEAVEAEHSDATECSTSFDDSDCGGVDASGEAEVLSDFGAAAASGNLLVKRRKLSPHWRAFIHPLMWRCKWVELQMSKLGAEARAYERKLQGSAASEGVVWRKRRRRAEATNDVAAYMSSHNLFSYYENRIAHKVLKTHPAVGTREDLDELGNDEGGEHDKALEEILRKLEALQWRVRKLKSRVVEYEKEEEEEEEEEDKLAWVQSGAHPSPTTTRRRMPVTTNYIASQLLAEYNLGGVLLPGATHHHPAPQNELVEDEEEDEDDVLIDNHRVREELRYFKRVKKAHSAQPRGRRK; the protein is encoded by the exons ATGAAGGAAAATATGGATGATTTTGCAAAATCCCTTGAATCTGAGCTTATGAACTATTCAACTGATTACGAAGATGAGAAAATCCATGAGAATTCTGAGGCAGTTGAGGCAGAGCACTCTGATGCTACTGAGTGCTCTACCTCATTTGATGACTCCGATTGTGGAGGCGTTGATGCCTCGGGCGAGGCTGAAGTTTTGTCGGATTTTGGTGCTGCTGCTGCATCCGGGAACTTGCTCGTGAAGAG GAGGAAGCTGTCGCCTCATTGGAGGGCGTTTATCCACCCTCTCATGTGGCGTTGCAAATGGGTCGAGCTGCAAATGAGCAAGCTCGGTGCAGAGGCCCGAGCATACGAGAGGAAGCTGCAGGGGTCTGCAGCAAGCGAGGGGGTCGTGTGGAGGAAGAGGAGACGAAGGGCTGAAGCAACAAACGACGTGGCAGCCTACATGTCGAGCCACAACCTCTTCTCCTACTATG AAAATAGGATTGCTCACAAGGTGTTGAAGACTCATCCTGCAG TTGGTACGCGCGAGGATCTTGATGAGCTGGGAAACGACGAGGGGGGAGAGCACGACAAGGCGTTGGAGGAGATTCTCAGGAAGCTTGAAGCTCTGCAATGGCGAGTGCGTAAGCTGAAGAGCAGAGTAGTCGAATACGAAaaggaggaagaggaagaggaagaggaagaagatAAGTTGGCTTGGGTGCAGAGTGGTGCTCATCCAAGTCCAACCACCACGCGCCGCCGTATGCCGGTGACAACTAACTACATAGCGTCTCAGCTTCTAGCAGAGTATAATTTGGGCGGCGTGCTCTTGCCGGGAGCCACTCATCATCACCCTGCTCCACAAAAT GAGCTAgtggaagacgaagaagaagatgaagatgatgtgCTGATTGACAATCACAGGGTGAGAGAGGAGCTGCGTTACTTCAAGAGAGTGAAGAAGGCTCACTCAGCACAGCCTCGTGGGAGAAGGAAATAA
- the LOC131020601 gene encoding uncharacterized protein LOC131020601 isoform X1, translating to MKENMDDFAKSLESELMNYSTDYEDEKIHENSEAVEAEHSDATECSTSFDDSDCGGVDASGEAEVLSDFGAAAASGNLLVKRRKLSPHWRAFIHPLMWRCKWVELQMSKLGAEARAYERKLQGSAASEGVVWRKRRRRAEATNDVAAYMSSHNLFSYYGENRIAHKVLKTHPAVGTREDLDELGNDEGGEHDKALEEILRKLEALQWRVRKLKSRVVEYEKEEEEEEEEEDKLAWVQSGAHPSPTTTRRRMPVTTNYIASQLLAEYNLGGVLLPGATHHHPAPQNELVEDEEEDEDDVLIDNHRVREELRYFKRVKKAHSAQPRGRRK from the exons ATGAAGGAAAATATGGATGATTTTGCAAAATCCCTTGAATCTGAGCTTATGAACTATTCAACTGATTACGAAGATGAGAAAATCCATGAGAATTCTGAGGCAGTTGAGGCAGAGCACTCTGATGCTACTGAGTGCTCTACCTCATTTGATGACTCCGATTGTGGAGGCGTTGATGCCTCGGGCGAGGCTGAAGTTTTGTCGGATTTTGGTGCTGCTGCTGCATCCGGGAACTTGCTCGTGAAGAG GAGGAAGCTGTCGCCTCATTGGAGGGCGTTTATCCACCCTCTCATGTGGCGTTGCAAATGGGTCGAGCTGCAAATGAGCAAGCTCGGTGCAGAGGCCCGAGCATACGAGAGGAAGCTGCAGGGGTCTGCAGCAAGCGAGGGGGTCGTGTGGAGGAAGAGGAGACGAAGGGCTGAAGCAACAAACGACGTGGCAGCCTACATGTCGAGCCACAACCTCTTCTCCTACTATGGTG AAAATAGGATTGCTCACAAGGTGTTGAAGACTCATCCTGCAG TTGGTACGCGCGAGGATCTTGATGAGCTGGGAAACGACGAGGGGGGAGAGCACGACAAGGCGTTGGAGGAGATTCTCAGGAAGCTTGAAGCTCTGCAATGGCGAGTGCGTAAGCTGAAGAGCAGAGTAGTCGAATACGAAaaggaggaagaggaagaggaagaggaagaagatAAGTTGGCTTGGGTGCAGAGTGGTGCTCATCCAAGTCCAACCACCACGCGCCGCCGTATGCCGGTGACAACTAACTACATAGCGTCTCAGCTTCTAGCAGAGTATAATTTGGGCGGCGTGCTCTTGCCGGGAGCCACTCATCATCACCCTGCTCCACAAAAT GAGCTAgtggaagacgaagaagaagatgaagatgatgtgCTGATTGACAATCACAGGGTGAGAGAGGAGCTGCGTTACTTCAAGAGAGTGAAGAAGGCTCACTCAGCACAGCCTCGTGGGAGAAGGAAATAA